The following proteins come from a genomic window of Pseudomonas putida:
- a CDS encoding LysR family transcriptional regulator translates to MPRQLPPLYALRAFEAAARLSSFTRAGEELSITQSAISRHIRTLEEHFACRLFVRSGRSLQLTEAGRVLLPGVREGFAAFERACETLCGEDDILRMKAPSTLTMRWLLACLSRFRHLQPGNEVQLTSAWMDVDHVDFNQEPFDCAVLLSDGVFPAEWEVRKLFPELLIPVGAPDLLDEEPWDVCRLASVELLHPTLDKRDWREWLERMGLGDKVSLKGGQVFDTLELGMIAAARGYGISMGDLLMVAEDVAQKRLSLPWPIAVPSGMDYYLVWPRTRPGGERLRRLSAFLEDEVAAMDLPDVEILPRL, encoded by the coding sequence ATGCCACGCCAGCTACCACCGCTGTATGCCCTGCGCGCATTCGAAGCTGCCGCGCGGCTAAGCTCCTTCACCCGTGCGGGCGAAGAGCTTTCTATCACCCAAAGCGCCATCAGCCGGCATATCCGTACGTTGGAAGAGCATTTTGCCTGCCGCCTGTTCGTGCGCAGTGGCCGCAGCCTGCAACTTACCGAAGCGGGGCGGGTACTGCTGCCGGGCGTGCGCGAGGGCTTTGCGGCGTTTGAGCGGGCCTGCGAAACCTTGTGTGGTGAAGACGACATACTGCGTATGAAAGCCCCCTCGACCTTGACCATGCGCTGGTTGCTGGCGTGCCTTAGCCGCTTTCGCCACCTGCAGCCGGGCAATGAGGTGCAACTGACCAGTGCCTGGATGGATGTCGACCATGTGGACTTCAACCAGGAGCCGTTCGATTGCGCGGTTTTGCTCAGTGACGGGGTGTTCCCGGCGGAGTGGGAGGTACGCAAGCTGTTCCCTGAGTTACTGATCCCGGTCGGTGCGCCGGACCTGCTCGACGAGGAGCCCTGGGATGTGTGTAGGCTGGCCTCTGTCGAACTGCTACACCCCACCTTGGACAAGCGTGACTGGCGGGAATGGCTGGAGCGTATGGGGCTTGGCGACAAGGTGTCGCTCAAGGGTGGCCAGGTGTTCGACACCCTGGAGCTGGGCATGATTGCTGCGGCGCGTGGCTACGGAATATCCATGGGCGATTTGCTGATGGTGGCCGAAGATGTGGCGCAGAAACGCTTGAGCCTGCCATGGCCGATAGCGGTGCCCAGCGGCATGGATTACTACCTGGTGTGGCCGCGTACACGCCCGGGTGGCGAGCGTTTGCGGCGATTGAGTGCGTTTCTGGAAGACGAGGTGGCGGCGATGGATTTGCCGGATGTGGAAATCCTGCCGCGTCTTTGA